Proteins encoded together in one Ciona intestinalis chromosome 1, KH, whole genome shotgun sequence window:
- the LOC100187409 gene encoding transmembrane and ubiquitin-like domain-containing protein 1 isoform X3, with translation MSSSPNLIDGIGDEVIVAVGLLIGFTTIVLAWMSTRVSERHYDQFSLNTNILPNETRRVVEEQTQGTVEPGVPTNDNSQQLNNEPSIHTEPAQPDVVTSSGGSPATNADHLRQRFPAGASESTQENDSSTFPNQFSIRLKFLDETVQIVQARTTETVGEFRRRVFPVAVASRYRIIFQGQVLRDDNQTLAQCRLGPNLNSPQDFPVVHCFLSSTENNPNAPRDASSQIQQTVEELNIGHFFLPMLGSILSLLLYLCVYYTSLFTLPAMFGVAGFACFFIVLLVNHFV, from the exons atgaGCTCGAGTCCGAATTTGATTGACGGCATTGGTGATGAAGTAATAGTCGCAGTGGGTTTGTTAATCGGCTTTACGACCATCGTACTTGCATGGATGTCAACAAGAGTATCTGAACGTCACTACGACCAATTTTCACTCAATACCAA CATTCTACCCAACGAAACAAGAAGGGTTGTTGAAGAACAAACACAGGGAACAGTCGAACCAGGGGTTCCTACTAATGATAATAGTCAACAGTTAAACAATGAACCATCGATACATACTGAACCAGCTCAACCAGATGTGGTGACATCATCCGGGGGTTCCCCAGCCACCAATGCGGATCATTTAAGACAAAGATTTCCTGCTGGTGCAAGTG AATCAACGCAAGAAAATGACAGTTCTACCTTTCCCAACCAATTTTCAATCCGTTTAAAGTTTTTGGATGAGACAGTTCAGATTGTGCAAGCTCGAACCACAGAAACTGTTGGTGAATTTAGAAG ACGTGTCTTTCCTGTAGCAGTTGCAAGTCGGTATCGTATTATATTTCAAGGTCAGGTGTTAAGGGATGACAACCAAACTCTCGCACAATGTCGACTTGGTCCTAATCTT AATTCCCCACAAGACTTTCcagttgttcattgttttttatcaTCCACTGAAAACAATCCGAATGCTCCACGTGATGCGAGTTCGCAAATCCAACAAACTGTGGAGGAATTAAACATCGGTCATTTCTTTTTACCGATGCTTG GCAGCATTTTATCGTTGCTTCTCTACCTTTGTGTATACTACACAAGTTTATTCACTTTGCCAGCAATGTTTGGGGTGGCAGGATTTGCTTgcttttttattgtgttactTGTGAATCATTTTGTATAA
- the LOC100177219 gene encoding arf-GAP with GTPase, ANK repeat and PH domain-containing protein 3 isoform X2, whose product MSNYKQELNNSAAIRQEIQRFEGVHPNIYAVYELLQRIPDHDLQNQIRDHIINIEDSFVNSQEWTLSKSVPEIKLGILGSVTSGKSALVHRYLTGSYVREESPEGGRFKKEVVVDGQSFLLLIRDEGGPPEIEFSNWVDGVIFVFSLDDETSFHAIYNYYRRLVQHRSLNNLPLVLVGTQDSICSERPRVIFDDRAKKLANDLKRCVYYESCSTYGLNVDHVFHDISHKISTLRRKLDYVTPPSGHLSTPTTPLHRSASTSSAIYHNNGGESSLSISSLLTPTPLRKSSRRKSNLFSGRKASDSEEKRRLNDLGFGRNIPVKQGWLMKRTSKGKISNKEWKKKYVALEDEGNLTYYSNMHDYMENINKKSLSVVKTTIKVPGKHPAVATKSSPTSKTDENSEFHLISMDGISWQFLSSCSVERDEWVTAIERQIMISLQNISSTKPNPCKRLFNEIAGNTMCVDCGAPDPTWVSLNLGCLMCIECSGIHRNLGTHISRVRSLELDDWPVEFTKILDKTGNLIANSIWEGLLNNDVMKPDPHGTRDARESFIRDKYERKLFLPKLPAKYAADISSSLCYAIADGNSQLTMHLLAHASRDDVNRSVGSERQAPLHVASSVADLAVVQLLLWSRADPTQLDALNQTPISIAEQNGHWECHRVMQASLSNNLPQSSKSRNNSTRSESGRPNVNYMYTSAI is encoded by the exons ATGAGTAATTATAAGCAAGAACTGAATAACTCTGCTGCAATACGTCAGGAAATACAAAG ATTTGAGGGCGTGCATCCCAACATATATGCAGTTTATGAGCTTCTACAAAGAATTCCTGACCATGATCTACAGAACCAAATCAGGGATCATATTATCAACATAGAAG ATTCCTTTGTTAACAGTCAGGAATGGACGTTGAGTAAATCAGTTCCAGAAATCAAACTG GGCATACTGGGTAGCGTAACTAGCGGAAAATCAGCATTGGTTCATCGATACTTGACTGGTTCCTATGTTCGAGAAGAATCTCCTGAAGGTGGAAGATTTAAAAAGGAGGTTGTCGTTGACGGACAAAGTTTTCTTCTCCTTATAAGGGATGAAGGGGGACCTCCGGAAATTGag TTTTCCAACTGGGTGGATGGGGTGATATTTGTGTTCAGTTTGGATGATGAAACATCATTTCATGCAATATACAATTACTACAGAAGACTTGTACAACATCGTTCTTTGAATAATCTCCCGTTGGTGTTAGTTGGAACTCAAG attcaaTTTGTTCTGAGCGTCCTAGAGTTATTTTTGACGATCGAGCGAAGAAACTTGCCAACGATTTAAAGCGATGTGTGTATTACGAGTCGTGCTCAACTTATGGTCTTAACGTTGACCATGTGTTCCATGATA tttcgCACAAAATTTCCACCTTGCGACGAAAATTAGATTATGTGACGCCACCCAGTGGCCATCTTTCCACGCCAACGACTCCACTTCATCGATCAGCGAGTACATCATCTGCCATATATCACAACAATG GAGGGGAAAGCAGTTTGTCGATAAGCAGTTTATTAACTCCTACACCACTGAGGAAAAGTTCAAGGAGgaaatctaacttattttcC GGTCGGAAAGCGAGCGATTCGGAAGAGAAGAGGAGGTTGAATGATCTTGGGTTCGGTCGTAACATCCCGGTAAAACAAGGATGGTTGATGAAAAGAACATCAAAGGGAAAGATCTCAAACAAAGAGTGGAAGAAGAAATATGTGGCGTTGGAAGATGAAGGGAACCTTACTTACTATAGTAATATGCAT GATTACATGGAGAATATTAATAAGAAAAGTTTATCTGTTGTGAAAACCACCATCAAAGTACCCGGGAAACATCCAGCTGTTGCTACTAAGTCTTCTCCAACTTCAAAAACAG atgAAAATTCTGAGTTTCATTTGATTTCTATGGATGGAATATCATGGCAGTTTCTTTCCTCTTGCTCCGTGGAGCGCGACGAGTGGGTAACAGCGATCGAACGACAGATCATGATTAGCCTGCAGAATATTTCTTCAACCAAACCAAAT CCTTGCAAGCGTTTATTCAAtgaaatagctggcaacactaTGTGTGTGGATTGTGGAGCGCCAGACCCGACGTGGGTGTCACTTAACTTGGGTTGCCTCATGTGTATTGAGTGCTCGGGAATTCATAGAAATCTTGGAACTCATATATCAAGAGTTAGATCATTAG aactTGATGATTGGCCGGTAGAATTCACGAAAATTCTTGATAAAACTGGAAACCTCATTGCCAACTCCATCTGGGAAGGTTTGTTGAACAATGACGTGATGAAACCTGACCCTCATGGTACCAGGGATGCGAGGGAAAGTTTCATTCGAGATAAATATGAAAGAAAATTGTTCCTCCCAAAACTTCCAGCAAAATATGCTGCAGATATAA GTTCATCTTTATGTTACGCAATCGCTGACGGGAACTCTCAATTAACAATGCACCTGCTCGCTCATGCGTCACGGGATGATGTCAATCGTTCTGTTG GTTCTGAACGACAAGCCCCGTTGCATGTGGCAAGCTCAGTGGCTGATTTAGCTGTGGTCCAACTTCTCTTATGG TCCCGGGCAGATCCAACCCAGCTTGATGCTTTAAATCAAACTCCGATCTCTATAGCTGAGCAAAATGGCCACTGGGAGTGCCACAGGGTCATGCAAGCAAGCCTGAGTAATAATCTACCTCAATCCTCAAAATCACGAAACAATTCCACTCGCAGCGAGTCTGGCAGACCCAACGTTAATTACATGTATACCAGCGCGATTTAA
- the LOC100177219 gene encoding arf-GAP with GTPase, ANK repeat and PH domain-containing protein 3 isoform X1, with product MSNYKQELNNSAAIRQEIQRFEGVHPNIYAVYELLQRIPDHDLQNQIRDHIINIEDSFVNSQEWTLSKSVPEIKLGILGSVTSGKSALVHRYLTGSYVREESPEGGRFKKEVVVDGQSFLLLIRDEGGPPEIEFSNWVDGVIFVFSLDDETSFHAIYNYYRRLVQHRSLNNLPLVLVGTQDSICSERPRVIFDDRAKKLANDLKRCVYYESCSTYGLNVDHVFHDISHKISTLRRKLDYVTPPSGHLSTPTTPLHRSASTSSAIYHNNGMRNGSGKSLHGGESSLSISSLLTPTPLRKSSRRKSNLFSGRKASDSEEKRRLNDLGFGRNIPVKQGWLMKRTSKGKISNKEWKKKYVALEDEGNLTYYSNMHDYMENINKKSLSVVKTTIKVPGKHPAVATKSSPTSKTDENSEFHLISMDGISWQFLSSCSVERDEWVTAIERQIMISLQNISSTKPNPCKRLFNEIAGNTMCVDCGAPDPTWVSLNLGCLMCIECSGIHRNLGTHISRVRSLELDDWPVEFTKILDKTGNLIANSIWEGLLNNDVMKPDPHGTRDARESFIRDKYERKLFLPKLPAKYAADISSSLCYAIADGNSQLTMHLLAHASRDDVNRSVGSERQAPLHVASSVADLAVVQLLLWSRADPTQLDALNQTPISIAEQNGHWECHRVMQASLSNNLPQSSKSRNNSTRSESGRPNVNYMYTSAI from the exons ATGAGTAATTATAAGCAAGAACTGAATAACTCTGCTGCAATACGTCAGGAAATACAAAG ATTTGAGGGCGTGCATCCCAACATATATGCAGTTTATGAGCTTCTACAAAGAATTCCTGACCATGATCTACAGAACCAAATCAGGGATCATATTATCAACATAGAAG ATTCCTTTGTTAACAGTCAGGAATGGACGTTGAGTAAATCAGTTCCAGAAATCAAACTG GGCATACTGGGTAGCGTAACTAGCGGAAAATCAGCATTGGTTCATCGATACTTGACTGGTTCCTATGTTCGAGAAGAATCTCCTGAAGGTGGAAGATTTAAAAAGGAGGTTGTCGTTGACGGACAAAGTTTTCTTCTCCTTATAAGGGATGAAGGGGGACCTCCGGAAATTGag TTTTCCAACTGGGTGGATGGGGTGATATTTGTGTTCAGTTTGGATGATGAAACATCATTTCATGCAATATACAATTACTACAGAAGACTTGTACAACATCGTTCTTTGAATAATCTCCCGTTGGTGTTAGTTGGAACTCAAG attcaaTTTGTTCTGAGCGTCCTAGAGTTATTTTTGACGATCGAGCGAAGAAACTTGCCAACGATTTAAAGCGATGTGTGTATTACGAGTCGTGCTCAACTTATGGTCTTAACGTTGACCATGTGTTCCATGATA tttcgCACAAAATTTCCACCTTGCGACGAAAATTAGATTATGTGACGCCACCCAGTGGCCATCTTTCCACGCCAACGACTCCACTTCATCGATCAGCGAGTACATCATCTGCCATATATCACAACAATGGTATGAGGAATGGAAGCGGAAAATCTTTGCATG GAGGGGAAAGCAGTTTGTCGATAAGCAGTTTATTAACTCCTACACCACTGAGGAAAAGTTCAAGGAGgaaatctaacttattttcC GGTCGGAAAGCGAGCGATTCGGAAGAGAAGAGGAGGTTGAATGATCTTGGGTTCGGTCGTAACATCCCGGTAAAACAAGGATGGTTGATGAAAAGAACATCAAAGGGAAAGATCTCAAACAAAGAGTGGAAGAAGAAATATGTGGCGTTGGAAGATGAAGGGAACCTTACTTACTATAGTAATATGCAT GATTACATGGAGAATATTAATAAGAAAAGTTTATCTGTTGTGAAAACCACCATCAAAGTACCCGGGAAACATCCAGCTGTTGCTACTAAGTCTTCTCCAACTTCAAAAACAG atgAAAATTCTGAGTTTCATTTGATTTCTATGGATGGAATATCATGGCAGTTTCTTTCCTCTTGCTCCGTGGAGCGCGACGAGTGGGTAACAGCGATCGAACGACAGATCATGATTAGCCTGCAGAATATTTCTTCAACCAAACCAAAT CCTTGCAAGCGTTTATTCAAtgaaatagctggcaacactaTGTGTGTGGATTGTGGAGCGCCAGACCCGACGTGGGTGTCACTTAACTTGGGTTGCCTCATGTGTATTGAGTGCTCGGGAATTCATAGAAATCTTGGAACTCATATATCAAGAGTTAGATCATTAG aactTGATGATTGGCCGGTAGAATTCACGAAAATTCTTGATAAAACTGGAAACCTCATTGCCAACTCCATCTGGGAAGGTTTGTTGAACAATGACGTGATGAAACCTGACCCTCATGGTACCAGGGATGCGAGGGAAAGTTTCATTCGAGATAAATATGAAAGAAAATTGTTCCTCCCAAAACTTCCAGCAAAATATGCTGCAGATATAA GTTCATCTTTATGTTACGCAATCGCTGACGGGAACTCTCAATTAACAATGCACCTGCTCGCTCATGCGTCACGGGATGATGTCAATCGTTCTGTTG GTTCTGAACGACAAGCCCCGTTGCATGTGGCAAGCTCAGTGGCTGATTTAGCTGTGGTCCAACTTCTCTTATGG TCCCGGGCAGATCCAACCCAGCTTGATGCTTTAAATCAAACTCCGATCTCTATAGCTGAGCAAAATGGCCACTGGGAGTGCCACAGGGTCATGCAAGCAAGCCTGAGTAATAATCTACCTCAATCCTCAAAATCACGAAACAATTCCACTCGCAGCGAGTCTGGCAGACCCAACGTTAATTACATGTATACCAGCGCGATTTAA
- the LOC100181879 gene encoding uncharacterized protein LOC100181879 encodes MQKMNDLRTPALVVYKHKVEANCERMLKLAKDHGVTLKPHFKTTKCLEVAIMQTGGTKCGMEVSTLVEADLLAENGFENVIYAYPISPHKTPKCAELSEKMKSFVVFVDNVAALKALEQWKLKDNKNWQVLVEVDTGAGRSGVQIESLDAVSLIKEVVKCGNVTFSGLYSHCGHSYKCKNAEEIKEVGKMATNKMLTLVDELKKQGITCPSYGIGSTPSCSKPAPEMSKLTEWHPGNYVLYDLMQVKIGSCEIDDIASFVLTRVIGHYTKGEDVFLIIDCGWTAISLHGVKDSEETSGYGLIVDHPELKLAHMSQEHGIVKSKDSTKPLDLSRYPVDSFLRIYPYHSCATCAMHPVFYVADQNDNIIDHWRPVKGW; translated from the exons ATGCAGAAGATGAATGATTTAAGAACGCCAGCTTTGGTTGTTTACAAACACAAGGTAGAAGCAAATTGTGAGCGAATGCTAAAGCTTGCAAAAGATCATGGAGTTACATTAAAGCCCCATTTTAAAACTACGAAGTGTTTGGAAGTTGCTATTATGCAAACTGGAGGTACCAAGTGTGGAATGGAGGTTTCTACTCTCGTGGAAGCAGATTTACTTGCAGAAAACGGTTTCGAGAATGTGATTTATGCCTATCCCATTTCTCCACATAAGACTCCAAAATGTGCTGAGCTGAGTGAAAAAATGAAATCCTTTGTGGTATTTGTGGATAATGTGGCAGCTTTAAAAGCATTGGAGCAGTGGAAACTTAAAGATAACAAGAACTGGCAAGTTCTTGTGGAGGTAGATACTGGTGCTGGAAGATCTGGAGTTCAAATTGAGTCTCTTGATGCTGTATCTCTTATTAAGGAAGTTGTAAAGTGTGGCAATGTAACTTTCTCAGGTTTATATTCTCATTGTGGTCACtcctacaaatgtaaaaatgctGAAGAGATCAAAGAAGTGGGTAAGATggcaacaaacaaaatgctCACTTTAGTTGATGAATTAAAGAAACAAGGTATTACCTGTCCATCTTATGGTATTGGATCAACCCCTTCTTGTAGCAAACCTGCACCTGAGATGTCAAAGTTAACAGAATGGCACcctggaaattatgtgctctATGATCTCATGCAG gttAAGATTGGTTCATGTGAAATTGATGATATTGCTAGTTTTGTCCTAACAAGAGTCATTGGTCATTACACGAAAGGGGAAGATGTTTTTCTCATCATTGATTGTGGTTGGACTGCTATAAGTCTTCATGGAGTTAAAGACAGTGAGGAAACTTCAGGATATGGGTTGATTGTTGATCATCCAGAGCTTAAGCTGGCTCATATGAGTCAAGAGCACGGTATTGTTAAAAGTAAAGATTCTACCAAACCGCTGGACTTGTCCCGCTATCCTGTTGATTCATTTTTGCGTATATATCCATATCATTCTTGTGCCACTTGTGCAATGCATCCAGTGTTCTATGTTGCTGATCAAAATGACAacattattgaccactggaGGCCAGTAAAGGGTTGGTAA
- the LOC100179565 gene encoding dehydrogenase/reductase SDR family member 13-like — MVSFVVVYPAVIFVGILSYAWWGNKYKRSICKSKASLKGKTALITGGNSGIGKATAIELAKRDARVIIACRNKAKAEAAVFDIRKESGNPEVLYRIVDFMEFSSVKSFAENFCKDEPHLDILVHNAAVFGTGEKYGYSAMVVTNVFGPFIMMHYLMRKMLQQAETRPVRIVVVGSDAYMFETFTKDKLGQIPDKTSSSKTVFKMYGLSKLCSLYHFLALTKKLQGKNISTFCVHPGTVNTGLGNGFSHETSYGPWLRRIIMGLFATDPYFGCQTAVECAVAEGMEHRSGKYWSYFKEQELKPHALDQDLEKELWEECEKITECKWEFT; from the coding sequence ATGGTTTCTTTTGTAGTTGTTTACCCTGCTGTAATATTTGTTGGCATACTGAGTTATGCTTGGTGGGGTAATAAATACAAGCGAAGCATCTGCAAGTCGAAGGCTTCTTTGAAAGGGAAAACTGCTCTTATTACTGGAGGAAACTCGGGTATTGGAAAAGCAACAGCAATTGAGTTGGCGAAGCGTGATGCACGAGTAATTATTGCTTGCAGAAATAAAGCAAAGGCCGAAGCAGCCGTGTTTGATATTCGAAAAGAGTCTGGCAACCCTGAAGTTCTTTACAGGATTGTGGATTTCATGGAATTTAGCTCTGTGAAGTCATTTGCAGAGAACTTTTGTAAAGATGAACCACACCTTGATATTTTGGTTCACAATGCTGCTGTGTTTGGTACTGGAGAGAAATATGGATATTCTGCTATGGTTGTAACCAACGTTTTTGGACCGTTTATTATGATGCATTATTTAATGAGGAAGATGCTGCAACAAGCTGAAACAAGACCTGTTCGAATTGTTGTAGTTGGTTCTGATGCTTATATGTTTGAGACCTTCACCAAAGACAAATTAGGACAAATACCGGACAAGACTTCGTCatctaaaactgtttttaaaatgtacgGACTTAGTAAATTGTGCAGTTTGTACCATTTTCTTGCCTTGACCAAGAAACTACAGGGCAAAAACATATCTACATTCTGTGTTCATCCAGGAACAGTAAATACAGGATTGGGTAATGGGTTTTCACATGAAACATCATATGGTCCATGGCTTAGAAGAATAATTATGGGTCTGTTTGCAACTGATCCTTACTTTGGCTGCCAGACAGCAGTTGAATGTGCTGTTGCTGAAGGGATGGAACATAGAAGTGGAAAATATTGGAGCTATTTCAAAGAGCAAGAGTTAAAACCACATGCACTTGATCAAGACCTGGAGAAAGAACTTTGGGAAGAATGTGAAAAGATCACTGAATGCAAATGGGAgtttacataa
- the LOC100184256 gene encoding exosome complex component RRP42-like yields the protein MAKVMLGESEKWFIIHGIQDDMRNDGRSCEDYRHIEVETGVVSNTHGSSRLRLGSSELLVGVKVELGSPDPKAPNEGLIHFHVDCSPNADPSFQGRGGEDLSANISCILTRIYCNKSSIDLNTLGIIPHKQCWVVHVDVLILECGGNLLDAVSIAVKAALHNTGVPNIQVTDGDEGTQEISLPDDPNDVKFINTVNAPVLVTISKVGSRHVVDASSEEELCCNASLVMGVTKRGRTTGMRKMGGGSLDPESIPEMIETGKNIGRQLHISLDKLLKTEQGMAEDIEKAGYL from the exons atggcTAAAGTTATGCTCGGTGAATCGGAGAAGTGGTTTATCATACATGGAATCCAG GACGACATGCGTAATGATGGCAGGTCTTGTGAGGATTATCGTCACATTGAAGTGGAAACTGGGGTAGTTTCAAACACACATGGATCATCAAGATTACGATTG ggAAGTAGTGAGCTCTTAGTTGGTGTGAAGGTAGAACTCGGATCTCCTGATCCTAAAGCACCAAATGAAGGGTTAATTCATTTCCATGTTGAttg TTCCCCAAATGCAGATCCATCCTTCCAAGGGAGAGGTGGGGAGGATCTCAGTGCAAATATatcttgtattttaacaagGATATACTGCAATAAGTCGTCCATTGACCTTAACACACTTGGTATCATACCACACAAACAATGCTGGGTTGTACATGTAGATGTGCTG ATATTGGAATGTGGTGGTAACTTGTTGGATGCTGTATCAATTGCAGTGAAAGCTGCTTTGCATAACACAGG GGTTCCGAACATTCAAGTCACGGATGGTGATGAAGGAACACAAGAGATTAGTCTTCCTGATGATCCAAATGAtgtcaaatttataaatacagtcAACGCCCCAGTACTTGTTACAATATCCAAG gtTGGTAGTCGACATGTGGTGGACGCCTCATCTGAAGAAGAACTTTGTTGCAACGCTTCACTTGTGATGGGAGTCACTAAGAGAGGAAGAACGACAGGGATGCGGAAGATGGGCGGAGGAAGTCTTGATCCAGAAAGTATCCCGGAGATGATTGAG actgGAAAAAACATTGGTCGCCAGCTTCATATTTCTCTTGATAAGCTGCTCAAAACTGAGCAAGGAATGGCTGAGGATATCGAAAAAGCTGGTTATTTATGA
- the LOC100186636 gene encoding bromodomain-containing protein 7-like codes for MGKKHKKQKSEWRHAEDGTGSENKAPLKLVLKLGSEVMYDSDYTAHSPADVYETKHKKRKKKKRSHEEHREHGESSSKISKKYDASESELDMTVDHVSPDAQKLDYGAIEKTLKELSKTKRAALNKLLDHLIKQLERKDTHEIFAWPVNDLIAPEYSTVIDKPMDFSTMRNKILNNEYVDVNGFKEDFELMTRNCCVYNKPDTIYYQIAKKVHAAGIRIMSRERLLNLNRTLGFLHELPKYDAYDILGLPLEVENVDVGSPDVPPLSDPPLAPEKPMSDVEFDSVAETTSTGEELDLRPHSEAISFTDADNEDTVAPDVIQAAKFARRRLEAKKPNDRIGFLRLDKDGKTTLNILNPVAGEEVTREVDLGSLTSRLTNGIDVMPAAKEDKRNKVTPLTYLSYGPFGSFAPTYDSRIANLTQEESDLLMSAYGGETGYLFAQSMQEFVSGCDSSLMNMVDGLLDSVTNGEHTKTIKNIEEKRGEGKAEDKSSSLDSLRSLADIGIDVSFIDDIEQRMKLDKEMSSIKKPATDDVDQNLEHGSTLIHKLEEAQYERLGKKTNNEPNLQPPTSKEVAIADELQKTLVTMATNVAPGSIVSVAGVRNAMGINLQ; via the exons ATGGGCAAGAAACACAAGAAACAGAAATCAGAGTGGAGGCATGCTGAAGATGGGACAGGGTCCGAGAATAAAGCTCCGTTAAAGttggttcttaaacttggATCAGAGGTTATGTATGATTCAGATTACACAGCACATTCACCAGCTGATGTTTATGAGACAAAGCAtaagaagaggaagaagaagaagaggagTCATGAAGAACATCGGGAACATGGAGAGTCTTCGtcaaaaataagcaaaaagtATGATGCAAGTGAATCGGAGTTGGACATGACTGTTGATCATGTATCACCTGATGCTCAAAAACTTGATTATGGTGCAATAGAGAAAACACTGAAGGAATTATCAAAAACAAAGCGAGCGGCGTTGAACAAGTTGCTTGATCATCTTATAAAACAACTTGAGCGTAAAGACACTCATGAAATATTTGCATGGCCTGTCAATGATTTGATAGCACCAGAGTATTCAACAGTAATTGATAAACCAATGGATTTCAGCACAATGAGAAATAAGATATTAAACAACGAGTATGTTGATGTCAATGGCTTCAAAGAAGATTTTGAATTGATGACCAGAAACTGTTGTGTCTATAATAAGCCTGATAcaatttattaccaaattgcAAAGAAAGTACATGCGGCTGGGATAAGAATAATGAGCAGGGAGAGATTACTAAACCTCAATAGGACTTTAGGATTTTTGCATGAGTTGCCCAAGTATGATGCGTATGACATCCTTGGTTTACCACTGGAGGTTGAGAATGTGGATGTGGGTTCTCCAGATGTTCCTCCTTTAAGCGATCCTCCTCTGGCTCCGGAGAAACCAATGTCGGATGTGGAGTTCGATTCTGTTGCTGAAACAACATCCACTGGTGAGGAGCTGGATCTTAGACCTCATTCGGAAGCAATTAGTTTTACAGATGCAGATAATGAAGACACAGTAGCTCCTGATGTAATACAGGCTGCCAAGTTTGCAAGGCGCAGATTGGAAGCAAAGAAACCAAATGATCGTATTGGGTTTTTAAGGCTGGATAAAGATGGAAAAACCACGCTAAACATTCTGAACCCTGTAGCCGGGGAGGAGGTGACTCGAGAGGTAGATTTGGGAAGTTTAACTTCAAGATTAACAAATGGAATCGATGTGATGCCAGCAGCAAAGGAGGACAAAAGAAATAAAGTCACTCCTCTGACTTATCTCAGCTACGGTCCATTTGGTTCGTTTGCACCAACTTATGACTCAAGAATCGCTAATTTAACGCAAGAAGAGAGTGATCTGCTCATGTCAGCATATGGTGGCGAGACAGGTTACTTGTTCGCACAGAGCATGCAAGAGTTTGTGAGTGGTTGCGACAGTTCTTTGATGAATATGGTTGATGGATTGTTGGACAGTGTCACTAATGGTGAACACACCAAGACCATAAAGAACATTGAAGAAAAAAGAGGAGAGGGCAAAGCAGAAGATAAATCCTCAAGTTTGGACAGTTTGCGATCTCTTGCTGATATTGGAATTGATGTTTCGTTTATCGATGATATAGAACAACGCATGAAGCTTGATAAAG AAATGTCATCTATTAAGAAGCCTGCAACAGATGATGTGGACCAAAATCTTGAACATGGAAGCACGTTGATCCACAAACTTGAGGAAGCACAATATGAAAgacttggtaaaaaaacaaacaacgaaCCAAACCTCCAACCCCCAACATCTAAGGAAGTGGCCATCGCTGACGAGCTACAAAAAACTTTAGTTACCATGGCAACGAATGTAGCTCCTGGATCCATTGTTAGTGTGGCTGGTGTACGCAACGCAATGGGGATAAACTTACAATGA
- the LOC100176424 gene encoding V-type proton ATPase subunit D-like, translating to MSSHDRIDIFPSRMNLTIMKTRLKGAHKGHSLLKKKADALKMKFHSILRKIIEAKQLMGEIMKEAAFSLAEAKFSGGDFSHVVLQNVGKAQMKVRSKTDNVAGVKLPVFEHYEDGSDSYELTGLSRGGEQLSRLKKNYSKAVKLLVELASLQTSFVTLDESIKITNRRVNAIEHVIIPKIERTISYIITELDEGEREEFFRLKKIQQKKEVIREAQEKVRKDWEKEKEAREVFSSIPSNHVPSMLDDKEDEDLLF from the coding sequence ATGAGCTCCCACGATAGAATAGATATATTTCCCTCTCGTATGAACTTGACTATAATGAAGACGCGTCTAAAGGGAGCACATAAAGGTCACAGTTTGTTGAAGAAAAAGGCTGACGCTTTAAAAATGAAGTTTCACtcaattttaagaaaaattatCGAAGCAAAACAACTAATGGGTGAAATTATGAAGGAAGCAGCATTTTCTTTGGCAGAGGCAAAGTTCTCAGGTGGCGACTTCAGTCATGTTGTCTTGCAAAATGTTGGGAAAGCACAAATGAAAGTAAGGAGTAAAACGGATAATGTGGCGGGGGTAAAATTACCGGTGTTTGAGCATTATGAGGATGGTTCTGACAGCTATGAGCTAACAGGACTCTCTAGGGGAGGGGAGCAACTTTCAAGGCTAAAGAAGAATTATTCTAAGGCTGTGAAGCTTCTTGTTGAGCTTGCATCACTGCAGACATCATTCGTGACACTGGATGAGTCAATCAAAATCACCAATCGCAGAGTAAATGCAATTGAGCACGTTATTATTCCAAAGATTGAGAGAACAATCTCCTACATCATCACAGAGCTGGATGAGGGCGAGAGGGAGGAGTTCTTCCGGTTGAAAAAGATTCAGCAGAAGAAGGAAGTGATCCGCGAAGCTCAGGAAAAAGTGAGGAAGGATTGGGAGAAAGAAAAGGAGGCTAGAGAAGTTTTCTCTTCTATTCCGTCCAACCATGTTCCGAGCATGCTGGATGATAAAGAAGACGaagatttgttgttttaa